The DNA sequence GACCTGCCGGGATCGACAGCACGAGCACGGCGATCACGACGAGGATCGGCACCGTCCAGCCGCCGGTGGTCTCGTGCAGCAGGCCGATGAGCAGCGGGAACACCGCCGCGATGGCGTAGCCGATGCTCTGCACGAACCCGCTGAGTGCGACGGCGCTCTCGGGAGTACGTGCGCGGACGCTCAGCAGCACGAGGCTGAGCGGGAACAGGATGGCCGTGAGGCCGTAGATCAGCACCCAGAGCGCGGGGGCGGCGGTCGGCGCGAACAGCAGTCCGAGAAGACCGGCGATGCCCGCCGCCACCGCGAACAGGTACAGCGGCCGCGTCGCCTGGAACCGCACGACGAGCACGGGCACGAGCAGTCCGCACGGCAGACCGGCGAGCGCGAACAGTGACAGCAGGAAGCCGCCCGATGCGGGGGTGACCCCGGCGATGTCGACGAGCAGGGTCGGCAGCCAGGCGAACGCGACGTACGCCACGGTCGACGACGTGCCGAACACGAGGGCGAGTGCCCACGCGAGGGGAAGACGCCACAGCCGCCCGAACACCCGGGGGTTCGCGGGCACCGTCGTGATCGGGCCGGTGCCGACGACGGCCGCGTCGAGGCGCTCGTCGACGGGCTCGTGGTCGGGCAGCGGGGGCGCGGCGACAGCCGGAGCGGCAGGGCGTCGTCGATCGCCGATCAGCACTCCGATCCAGGGCAGCAGTGCGAGCACCGAGAACAGGCCCCACAGACCCAGCGAGACCCGCCAGCCCAGGGAGTCCGCGAGCGGGACGGCCACGAGCGGCGGCACGAACGTCGAGATCGACAGCGTCGTCGAATAGAGGGTCATCATCACGCCGAGTCGGTCGGCGAAGTACTTCTTGACCAGCGGCGGCAGCAGCACGTTGCCCGCACCGACCCCCGCGAACACGACGACGGTGGCGGCGAGCAGGCTCGTCGAGTCCGCGGCGAAACCGCGCAGCAGCAGACCGAGCGACATGAGCGCCAGCGCAGCGACCGCGACGCGCTCGAGCCCGAACCGCCGCTCGACAAGCGGGGTCACGAGCCCGAAGACGGCGAAGCACACCGGAGGCGCGGCGCCGATGAGTCCGACCACGACGGGCGAGACCGGGAAGTCCTCAGCGATGTGGTCGATGACCGGCGAGAGGGATGCCACGGCGGAGCGCAGCGAGAATGCGACCAGCACGATGCCGATCAGCGCGAGGGCCCGCCCCCGCCACAGCGGCTGACTGCTCATGAGCGGTTCCTGTGCCCGTCGAAGGGCAGGGACCCCGCCGTCACGAGGTCTGCGACCCCTCCACCCACGCGAGGTACTCGTCGGAGACCGTGCCGGTCACGTAGCGGCCGTCGAAGCAGCTCATGTCGAGGTCGGTCAGCACCGATCCCTCGGTGATCGCGGCCTTGAGGTCGTGGACCTCCTGATACACGAGGTGGTCGCAGCCCAGCTCCTCCGCGATCTCGGGGATCGTGCGGCCGTGCGCGATGAGCTCGTGCCGCGAGGGCATGTTGATTCCGTAGACGTGCGGATGCCGCACGGGCGGCGCCGCGGAGGCGAACGTGACCGAGGTCGCGCCGGCATCCCGAGCCATCTGGATGATCTGCTTCGAGGTCGTGCCGCGCACGATCGAGTCGTCGATCAGCAGCACGTTCTTGCCCTGGAACTCCGTCGACATGGCGTTCAGCTTCTGCCGCACGCTCTTCTTGCGCACCGCCTGACCGGGCATGATGAACGTCCGGCCGACGTAGCGGTTCTTGTAGAACCCCTCGCGGTACTCGATCCCGAGCTTGCGGGCGACCTCCATGGCCGCAGGCCGCGCGGAGTCGGGGATGGGCATGACGACGTCGATCTTGTCCATCGGCACGTGCTTGGCGATCGTGTCAGCGAGACGGTCGCCCATGCGCAGGCGGGACTCGTACACCGAGATGCCGTTCATGACGGAGTCGGGGCGAGCGAGGTAGACGTACTCGAACGCGCACGGCGCGAGCGTCGCGTCGGTCGCGCACTGCTTGGTGTGCAGCTCGCCGTCGTTGGTGATGAACACGGCCTCGCCGGGCTCGACCTCGCGCACGATGTCGTAGTCGCCGTTCTCGAGCACGAGCGACTCGCTCGCGACGACCCACTCGTCCTTGCCCTCTGCGCCGGCGACGGTCGACGGGCGACGCCCGAGGATGAGGGGTCGGATGCCGAACGGGTCGCGGAACGCGAGCAGACCGTATCCGGCGATCACCGCGATGACCGCGTACGCGCCCTCGATGCGCTCGTGCGTGCGGGCGACGGCCTCGAACACGCGCTCCGGGTCGAGGTCGACGGTCGAGGTGGTGTTCTGCAGCTCGCCCGCCAGCACGTTGAGCAGCAGCTCGGTGTCGCTCGACGAGTTCAGGTGGCGGCGGTCGCGCTTCGCCATGTCGGCGGTGAGCTCACGCGTGTTGGTGAGGTTGCCGTTGTGGATGAGGATGATGCCGTAGGGCGCGTTCACGTAGAACGGCTGCATCTCCTCCTCGCTCGAGGCCGTGCCCTTGGTGGCGTAGCGCACGTGCCCGAGGCCGACGTTGCCGAGCAGTCCGCGCATGTCGCGGGTGCGGAACGCTTCGCGCACCATGCCCTGCGCCTTCGCGTTGTGCATGACGCCGTTCGCCTCGGCGGTGGCGATGCCCGTCGCATCCTGGCCGCGGTGCTGCAGCAGGAGGAGAGCGTCGTAGATGTCCTGATTGACCGGGGCCGTCCCGACCATTCCGACGATGCCGCACATGGGTGGTTACTTCGCTCCGTCCGCGTAGGCGCCGACCAGGCGCACCGCTCCGCCGTCGACGCCCTTGGCGCCCTGTTCGAATTCGCCGCTCGGGCGCTGCCCGAAGCCGACCGTGCCGACCTGCCACGCG is a window from the Microbacterium sp. LWO14-1.2 genome containing:
- the purF gene encoding amidophosphoribosyltransferase gives rise to the protein MCGIVGMVGTAPVNQDIYDALLLLQHRGQDATGIATAEANGVMHNAKAQGMVREAFRTRDMRGLLGNVGLGHVRYATKGTASSEEEMQPFYVNAPYGIILIHNGNLTNTRELTADMAKRDRRHLNSSSDTELLLNVLAGELQNTTSTVDLDPERVFEAVARTHERIEGAYAVIAVIAGYGLLAFRDPFGIRPLILGRRPSTVAGAEGKDEWVVASESLVLENGDYDIVREVEPGEAVFITNDGELHTKQCATDATLAPCAFEYVYLARPDSVMNGISVYESRLRMGDRLADTIAKHVPMDKIDVVMPIPDSARPAAMEVARKLGIEYREGFYKNRYVGRTFIMPGQAVRKKSVRQKLNAMSTEFQGKNVLLIDDSIVRGTTSKQIIQMARDAGATSVTFASAAPPVRHPHVYGINMPSRHELIAHGRTIPEIAEELGCDHLVYQEVHDLKAAITEGSVLTDLDMSCFDGRYVTGTVSDEYLAWVEGSQTS
- a CDS encoding MFS transporter; its protein translation is MSSQPLWRGRALALIGIVLVAFSLRSAVASLSPVIDHIAEDFPVSPVVVGLIGAAPPVCFAVFGLVTPLVERRFGLERVAVAALALMSLGLLLRGFAADSTSLLAATVVVFAGVGAGNVLLPPLVKKYFADRLGVMMTLYSTTLSISTFVPPLVAVPLADSLGWRVSLGLWGLFSVLALLPWIGVLIGDRRRPAAPAVAAPPLPDHEPVDERLDAAVVGTGPITTVPANPRVFGRLWRLPLAWALALVFGTSSTVAYVAFAWLPTLLVDIAGVTPASGGFLLSLFALAGLPCGLLVPVLVVRFQATRPLYLFAVAAGIAGLLGLLFAPTAAPALWVLIYGLTAILFPLSLVLLSVRARTPESAVALSGFVQSIGYAIAAVFPLLIGLLHETTGGWTVPILVVIAVLVLSIPAGLVAGRRRTIEEDWERRYGRW